One segment of Streptosporangium brasiliense DNA contains the following:
- a CDS encoding TetR/AcrR family transcriptional regulator yields the protein METPPTRRRAPGMSLERRRHMIVRAALPLVAEYGGAVTTSQIARAAGIGEATIFRAFTDKDGLLDACVVEALRPDHVLDQLAEIPLDQPLAARLTEAADALQAHTARIGTVLGALHASGHRRSRDRRTPPPAGAPAGPVPETPAGRTAGPPTDPTAGTPTAGQAAEGTGAGQAAGPGPAGESASPDPRARAHPLDREESMRRTHEALTELFEPERDALRLPPERLATIFLHLLMSSTRRPLGGPQVSNDDLVTVFVHGALN from the coding sequence ATGGAGACCCCACCCACCCGGCGGCGCGCGCCGGGAATGAGCCTGGAGCGGCGGCGGCACATGATCGTACGGGCCGCGCTCCCCCTCGTCGCCGAGTACGGCGGCGCCGTCACCACCAGCCAGATCGCACGGGCCGCCGGGATCGGCGAGGCCACGATCTTCCGGGCGTTCACCGACAAGGACGGACTGCTGGACGCCTGCGTGGTCGAGGCGCTCCGCCCCGACCACGTGCTGGACCAGCTCGCCGAGATCCCCCTGGACCAGCCGCTGGCCGCCCGCCTGACCGAGGCCGCCGACGCCCTGCAGGCGCACACGGCGCGGATCGGCACCGTCCTCGGCGCCCTGCACGCCTCGGGCCACCGCCGCTCCCGCGACCGTCGCACCCCGCCTCCCGCCGGCGCTCCCGCCGGGCCTGTCCCGGAGACCCCCGCCGGCCGTACGGCCGGCCCGCCGACCGACCCCACGGCCGGGACGCCCACGGCCGGGCAGGCCGCCGAAGGGACCGGGGCCGGCCAGGCGGCCGGACCCGGCCCGGCGGGCGAGAGCGCCTCCCCGGACCCGCGGGCCCGGGCCCATCCGCTGGACCGCGAGGAGTCGATGCGCCGGACCCACGAGGCGCTGACCGAGCTGTTCGAGCCCGAGCGCGACGCGCTGCGCCTCCCTCCGGAGCGCCTGGCGACGATCTTCCTCCACCTGCTGATGTCCAGCACCCGGCGCCCGCTGGGCGGCCCCCAGGTGAGCAACGACGACCTCGTGACCGTGTTCGTGCACGGCGCCCTGAACTGA
- a CDS encoding enoyl-CoA hydratase/isomerase family protein: MQISDGFELSVDRHVATLRINRPDKRNAMSAAMWRALPGLLVPLAGDPGVRVLVLTGAGGTFCSGADISEIAGLSDAGDDTGLTVAAERALATFPKPVIAMIEGFCVGGGCQLALACDLRLAADDARFGITPAKLGIVYPLSSTRRLVDLVGPSAAKLLLYSADLIDAGRALRTGLVDEVHASAELSGRVYGLARTLAGRSQLTLAATKEIVDGRADEARVRRWQKESREEVAEGVAAFLERRPPRFTWSP; this comes from the coding sequence GTGCAGATCTCTGATGGTTTCGAGCTGTCCGTCGACCGCCACGTCGCCACGTTGCGGATCAACCGCCCCGACAAGCGCAACGCGATGAGCGCGGCCATGTGGCGGGCGCTGCCCGGCCTGCTCGTGCCGCTGGCGGGCGATCCCGGGGTGCGCGTCCTGGTGCTGACCGGCGCGGGCGGGACCTTCTGCTCCGGGGCGGACATCTCCGAGATCGCCGGGCTCTCCGACGCCGGTGACGACACGGGGCTGACCGTCGCCGCGGAGCGGGCGCTCGCGACGTTCCCCAAGCCGGTGATCGCGATGATCGAGGGCTTCTGCGTCGGCGGCGGCTGCCAGCTCGCCCTCGCCTGCGACCTGCGCCTGGCCGCCGACGACGCCCGCTTCGGCATCACCCCGGCCAAGCTCGGCATCGTCTACCCGCTGAGCTCCACCCGCCGCCTGGTCGACCTCGTCGGCCCGTCGGCCGCCAAGCTCCTGCTCTACTCCGCCGACCTCATCGACGCCGGCCGGGCACTGCGCACTGGTCTGGTGGACGAGGTCCACGCCTCCGCCGAGCTGTCCGGGCGCGTGTACGGCCTGGCCCGCACCCTGGCCGGGCGCTCCCAGCTCACCCTGGCCGCGACCAAGGAGATCGTGGACGGCCGGGCCGACGAGGCACGCGTGCGCCGGTGGCAGAAGGAGTCGCGCGAGGAGGTCGCCGAGGGCGTCGCCGCCTTCCTGGAGCGCCGCCCGCCCCGGTTCACCTGGTCCCCCTGA
- the glgC gene encoding glucose-1-phosphate adenylyltransferase: MRVLAIVLAGGEGKRLMPLTADRAKPAVPFGGIYRLVDFVLSNLANGHYLQIVVLTQYKNHSLDRHISRTWRLSAMLGNYVTPVPAQQRLGPHWFSGSADALFQNLNLIYDEMPDHVIVFGADHIYRMDPRQMVEQHVESGADVTVAAIRQPLSLADQFGVIETDPAGRRIVAFREKPKNAVGLPDAPDQVYASMGNYVFKTQAMLDALREDALDPTSKHDLGGNIIPMMVKAGSAEVYDFADNIVPGSTERDRGYWRDVGTLDAYYEAHMDLISAHPVFNLYNSQWPIYTGHDPLPPAKFVHNEGDRVGRAVDSLVSAGVIVSGGLAERSILSPGVVMHSHSVVEDSVLMGNVKVGRGAIVRKAIIDKNVIIPDGARIGFDLEYDRSRFAVTRNGIVVIGKNEIVER; this comes from the coding sequence ATGAGAGTCCTCGCGATCGTGCTCGCCGGCGGTGAAGGCAAGCGACTGATGCCGCTGACGGCTGACCGGGCCAAGCCCGCAGTGCCGTTCGGGGGGATATACCGGCTCGTCGACTTCGTGCTGTCGAACCTGGCCAACGGTCACTATCTGCAGATCGTCGTGCTGACACAGTACAAGAACCACAGCCTCGACCGGCACATCTCCCGAACCTGGCGGCTGTCGGCGATGCTGGGCAACTACGTCACGCCGGTCCCCGCCCAGCAACGGCTGGGGCCGCACTGGTTCTCCGGGTCGGCCGACGCCCTGTTCCAGAACCTGAACCTGATCTACGACGAGATGCCCGACCACGTCATCGTGTTCGGCGCCGACCACATCTACCGGATGGACCCCCGGCAGATGGTGGAGCAGCACGTCGAGTCCGGCGCAGATGTGACCGTGGCGGCGATCCGGCAGCCGCTGTCGCTGGCCGACCAGTTCGGGGTGATCGAGACCGACCCCGCGGGACGGCGGATCGTCGCCTTCCGCGAGAAGCCCAAGAACGCGGTGGGCCTGCCGGACGCCCCCGACCAGGTGTACGCCTCGATGGGCAACTACGTCTTCAAGACCCAGGCGATGCTCGACGCGCTCCGGGAGGACGCGCTCGACCCCACCAGCAAGCACGACCTGGGCGGCAACATCATCCCGATGATGGTGAAGGCGGGCAGCGCCGAGGTCTACGACTTCGCCGACAACATCGTGCCGGGCTCCACCGAGCGGGACCGGGGCTACTGGCGGGACGTCGGGACCCTGGACGCCTACTACGAGGCCCACATGGACCTCATCTCGGCGCACCCGGTCTTCAACCTCTACAACAGCCAGTGGCCGATCTACACCGGCCACGACCCGCTCCCGCCGGCGAAGTTCGTGCACAACGAGGGCGACCGGGTCGGCCGGGCGGTCGACTCGCTGGTCTCCGCCGGCGTGATCGTCTCCGGCGGCCTGGCCGAGCGCTCCATCCTCTCCCCGGGCGTGGTGATGCACTCCCACTCCGTGGTCGAGGACTCGGTGCTGATGGGCAACGTGAAGGTGGGCCGGGGCGCCATCGTCCGCAAGGCCATCATCGACAAGAACGTGATCATTCCGGACGGCGCCCGGATCGGCTTCGACCTCGAATACGACCGCAGCCGTTTCGCGGTGACCCGCAACGGCATCGTGGTCATCGGCAAGAACGAGATCGTCGAGCGGTGA
- a CDS encoding VOC family protein → MPVTLNHTIVPAVDNERAARFFADVMGLECLPPAGSRGHFAPVRVNPSLTLDYLTVDDPEGHHLAFDVDPAAFDGILARLQEGGVPYGSSPADPANGRIDHPLCPRGLFFADETGNLYEVMSPE, encoded by the coding sequence ATGCCCGTCACCCTGAACCACACCATCGTCCCCGCCGTCGACAACGAGCGGGCCGCGCGGTTCTTCGCCGACGTCATGGGACTGGAGTGCCTGCCGCCCGCCGGCTCGCGCGGTCACTTCGCGCCCGTCCGGGTCAACCCCTCCCTCACCCTCGACTACCTGACCGTCGACGACCCCGAGGGGCACCACCTGGCCTTCGACGTCGACCCCGCCGCCTTCGACGGGATCCTCGCCCGTCTCCAGGAGGGCGGCGTGCCGTACGGCAGCAGCCCCGCCGACCCCGCCAACGGCCGGATCGACCACCCGCTCTGCCCCCGCGGCCTGTTCTTCGCCGACGAGACCGGCAATCTCTACGAGGTCATGTCCCCCGAGTGA